A part of Entelurus aequoreus isolate RoL-2023_Sb linkage group LG10, RoL_Eaeq_v1.1, whole genome shotgun sequence genomic DNA contains:
- the LOC133658581 gene encoding uncharacterized protein LOC133658581 isoform X5 has translation MGPKRKPSLEQKRLTARVRMRAYRARLALKRAAAANDMFMQRLNFAPSEKDDPVGRNSDWMAGETVTDFEVDTSLPAMSTPWHEEEDDFNVGGDDDFKMEEDDFKAGGEDDFKVGGARGLRSKPRFSFSEVKLLLEAVKENRHIVLRKFNHGVSSDSKKQKWAEITDQINSLGENQREVRQIMKKWADLKCDGKRRLVALHSPNGSFDRRRKKSSLGPVEKMVHEILLMSPKRDGNSGVDLGGEDEDSKLSVEQGGNISPSYSSLNVPNSTLSLPGGLCLDFSPLSSPEKEHSGDPFHSSSDFDQQDDAEPSVDFDDNDNSTFSYRSSFLPPTDNAQAVAKPIHTYSRNQNHNATTSKAQARPLFEPSTTSSPAAPPPAHSPSDAAPRAGPSSASSSLAPPTASNGSSQPFGVLPPPNHLAAPLPRHAPPDSAQPDLLPPGPAHKAQQRVAQLASQSVQQQRATRHLLSSVSRSLETLAQSVQLLVESQQEFVQESLLLQRETLDILKDFSGTALTMLRDKSNAGQAPAPAQHPPASRI, from the exons ATGGGCCCAAAAAGAAAGCCAAGTCTGGAACAAAAACGCTTGACCGCCCGAGTGAGGATGCGTGCGTACAGAGCTCGACTCGCCCTCAAGCGTGCTGCTGCTGCCAACGATATGTTTATGCAGAGGCTAAACTTTGCTCCTAGT GAGAAGGACGATCCGGTGGGGCGCAACAGCGACTGGATGGCGGGCGAAACGGTCACAGACTTCGAAGTGGACACCAGCCTGCCAGCCATGTCGACCCCATGGCATGAGGAGGAAGACGACTTTAACGTGGGAGGAGACGATGACTTTAAGATGGAAGAAGACGACTTTAAGGCGGGAGGAGAAGACGACTTTAAGGTGGGAGGAGCCCGGGGGCTGAGGTCCAAGCCGAGGTTCTCCTTCTCGGAGGTCAAACTCCTGCTGGAGGCGGTCAAGGAGAACCGACACATTGTTCTCA GGAAGTTCAATCACGGCGTGTCGTCAGATTCCAAGAAACAGAAGTGGGCGGAGATCACGGATCAGATCAACAGCCTGGGAGAGAACCAGAGAGAG GTGCGTCAGATCATGAAGAAGTGGGCGGACCTTAAGTGCGATGGCAAGCGGCGCCTGGTGGCCCTTCACTCCCCCAACGGCTCATTTGACAGGCGACGGAAGAAGTCGTCGTTGGGCCCCGTGGAGAAGATGGTCCACGAGATCCTGCTGATGAGTCCCAAAAGAG ACGGCAACAGCGGCGTGGACTTGGGAGGCGAAGACGAAGACTCCAAGTTGTCCGTGGAACAAGGAGGCAACATAAGCCCCTCCTACTCCAGCCTCAACGTGCCCAATAGCACGCTCTCTCTTCCTGGAGGGCTTTGCCTGGACTTCTCTCCTCTGTCCTCGCCTGAGAAGGAACACAGCG GCGACCCGTTCCACTCGTCGTCGGACTTTGACCAGCAGGATGATGCAG AACCTTCCGTGGACTTTGACGACAACGACAACTCCACCTTTTCCTACCGCTCCTCCTTTCTGCCGCCCACTGACAACGCTCAGGCTGTGGCCAAGCCCATCCACACCTACTCCAGGAACCAGAACCACAACGCCACCACCTCAAAGGCTCAGGCACGTCCCCTTTTCGAGCCTAGCACCACCTCGTCTCCCGCCGCGCCTCCGCCGGCGCACTCCCCCTCGGACGCCGCCCCCCGCGCCGGCCCCTCCTCCGCGTCTTCCTCACTGGCCCCGCCCACTGCCTCCAATGGCTCCTCTCAGCCTTTCGGAGTCCTGCCGCCTCCGAATCACCTCGCTGCGCCGCTCCCCAGGCACGCCCCTCCGGACTCCGCCCAGCCGGACCTGCTCCCGCCGGGGCCCGCCCACAAGGCGCAGCAACGCGTGGCCCAGCTGGCGTCTCAGAGCGTGCAGCAGCAGCGCGCCACCCGCCACCTGCTCTCCTCCGTGTCTCGCTCGCTGGAGACGCTGGCCCAGTCGGTGCAGCTGCTGGTGGAGAGCCAGCAGGAGTTTGTGCAGGAGTCGCTGCTCCTGCAGAGGGAGACGCTGGACATCCTCAAGGACTTCTCCGGCACGGCGCTGACCATGCTGCGCGACAAGTCCAACGCCGGCCAGGCGCCGGCACCGGCACAGCATCCGCCAGCCTCGCGCATCTGA
- the LOC133658581 gene encoding homeotic protein spalt-major-like isoform X6 produces the protein MAGETVTDFEVDTSLPAMSTPWHEEEDDFNVGGDDDFKMEEDDFKAGGEDDFKVGGARGLRSKPRFSFSEVKLLLEAVKENRHIVLRKFNHGVSSDSKKQKWAEITDQINSLGENQREVRQIMKKWADLKCDGKRRLVALHSPNGSFDRRRKKSSLGPVEKMVHEILLMSPKRDGNSGVDLGGEDEDSKLSVEQGGNISPSYSSLNVPNSTLSLPGGLCLDFSPLSSPEKEHSGDPFHSSSDFDQQDDAEPSVDFDDNDNSTFSYRSSFLPPTDNAQAVAKPIHTYSRNQNHNATTSKAQARPLFEPSTTSSPAAPPPAHSPSDAAPRAGPSSASSSLAPPTASNGSSQPFGVLPPPNHLAAPLPRHAPPDSAQPDLLPPGPAHKAQQRVAQLASQSVQQQRATRHLLSSVSRSLETLAQSVQLLVESQQEFVQESLLLQRETLDILKDFSGTALTMLRDKSNAGQAPAPAQHPPASRI, from the exons ATGGCGGGCGAAACGGTCACAGACTTCGAAGTGGACACCAGCCTGCCAGCCATGTCGACCCCATGGCATGAGGAGGAAGACGACTTTAACGTGGGAGGAGACGATGACTTTAAGATGGAAGAAGACGACTTTAAGGCGGGAGGAGAAGACGACTTTAAGGTGGGAGGAGCCCGGGGGCTGAGGTCCAAGCCGAGGTTCTCCTTCTCGGAGGTCAAACTCCTGCTGGAGGCGGTCAAGGAGAACCGACACATTGTTCTCA GGAAGTTCAATCACGGCGTGTCGTCAGATTCCAAGAAACAGAAGTGGGCGGAGATCACGGATCAGATCAACAGCCTGGGAGAGAACCAGAGAGAG GTGCGTCAGATCATGAAGAAGTGGGCGGACCTTAAGTGCGATGGCAAGCGGCGCCTGGTGGCCCTTCACTCCCCCAACGGCTCATTTGACAGGCGACGGAAGAAGTCGTCGTTGGGCCCCGTGGAGAAGATGGTCCACGAGATCCTGCTGATGAGTCCCAAAAGAG ACGGCAACAGCGGCGTGGACTTGGGAGGCGAAGACGAAGACTCCAAGTTGTCCGTGGAACAAGGAGGCAACATAAGCCCCTCCTACTCCAGCCTCAACGTGCCCAATAGCACGCTCTCTCTTCCTGGAGGGCTTTGCCTGGACTTCTCTCCTCTGTCCTCGCCTGAGAAGGAACACAGCG GCGACCCGTTCCACTCGTCGTCGGACTTTGACCAGCAGGATGATGCAG AACCTTCCGTGGACTTTGACGACAACGACAACTCCACCTTTTCCTACCGCTCCTCCTTTCTGCCGCCCACTGACAACGCTCAGGCTGTGGCCAAGCCCATCCACACCTACTCCAGGAACCAGAACCACAACGCCACCACCTCAAAGGCTCAGGCACGTCCCCTTTTCGAGCCTAGCACCACCTCGTCTCCCGCCGCGCCTCCGCCGGCGCACTCCCCCTCGGACGCCGCCCCCCGCGCCGGCCCCTCCTCCGCGTCTTCCTCACTGGCCCCGCCCACTGCCTCCAATGGCTCCTCTCAGCCTTTCGGAGTCCTGCCGCCTCCGAATCACCTCGCTGCGCCGCTCCCCAGGCACGCCCCTCCGGACTCCGCCCAGCCGGACCTGCTCCCGCCGGGGCCCGCCCACAAGGCGCAGCAACGCGTGGCCCAGCTGGCGTCTCAGAGCGTGCAGCAGCAGCGCGCCACCCGCCACCTGCTCTCCTCCGTGTCTCGCTCGCTGGAGACGCTGGCCCAGTCGGTGCAGCTGCTGGTGGAGAGCCAGCAGGAGTTTGTGCAGGAGTCGCTGCTCCTGCAGAGGGAGACGCTGGACATCCTCAAGGACTTCTCCGGCACGGCGCTGACCATGCTGCGCGACAAGTCCAACGCCGGCCAGGCGCCGGCACCGGCACAGCATCCGCCAGCCTCGCGCATCTGA